A window of Anas acuta chromosome 28, bAnaAcu1.1, whole genome shotgun sequence genomic DNA:
AGGGAGGAGCCTCCAAAGCCAGACAGGCCCCTGTAACCCAGGGAGGAGCCTCCAAAGCCAGACAGGCCCCCGTAGCCCAGGGAAGAGCCCCCAGAGCCATACAGACCCCCATAGCCCAGGGAAGAGCCTCCAAAGCCAGACAGACCCCCATAGCCCAGGGAAGAGCCCCCAAAGCCTAGGgagcccccaaagcccccaaaGACGGGTGCTCCGGAGGATCCCACAACTGAAtcctgggggaaggagctgaggatgggacCAGGGAAGGTGACAGCAACAGGGGGCGGCTGGATCACGGCCACGGAGTCAGGGCACTGCCGGAAACAGGGCTCGTTCCCGCTGTCAGCgatgggctgggggcagctgatGCCACTGTTGTAGGTGGGGCACAGGTCGTAGCAAGACATCTTGTGGGGTTGGAGGTCTGCTAAACATGGACATTTATGTTAACATTAGAGAAATATCAAACATTAGATCATAATGAAACTGTCCAACAGG
This region includes:
- the LOC137845718 gene encoding scale keratin-like, translating into MSCYDLCPTYNSGISCPQPIADSGNEPCFRQCPDSVAVIQPPPVAVTFPGPILSSFPQDSVVGSSGAPVFGGFGGSLGFGGSSLGYGGLSGFGGSSLGYGGLYGSGGSSLGYGGLSGFGGSSLGYRGLSGFGGSSLGYRGLSGFGGSSLGYRGLSGYGRSFGSGYCSPYTYRYNRNRHGSCGPC